In Gracilimonas sp., a single window of DNA contains:
- a CDS encoding YtxH domain-containing protein — translation MSRSSGFLSGIISGAIVGAVFALLYAPDTGKNTRDRLSYKLSNYYDELNDLIDQLREEKELLVSEAKEKGDKVVLEAKEKAEGLIKEAEDLLESIETAKEKTAKKKG, via the coding sequence ATGAGCAGATCATCAGGTTTTTTATCAGGAATTATTTCAGGAGCAATTGTTGGTGCTGTATTTGCATTGCTTTATGCACCCGACACGGGGAAAAATACACGCGACCGGCTTTCATACAAGCTCAGCAATTATTACGATGAGTTAAATGACCTCATCGACCAATTGCGGGAAGAAAAAGAATTATTGGTTTCCGAAGCCAAGGAAAAAGGCGATAAAGTAGTGCTTGAGGCCAAAGAAAAGGCGGAAGGGCTTATTAAGGAAGCCGAAGATCTTTTGGAATCCATTGAAACGGCCAAGGAAAAGACAGCTAAGAAAAAAGGCTGA